From the Rhea pennata isolate bPtePen1 chromosome 1, bPtePen1.pri, whole genome shotgun sequence genome, the window GTATGGTGGGAAGAATTTCATACGTTACACGTACAATGGAATAATGAATGCATAAGTGTGTGGTCCttaaatgctgcatttctgaCTTGATTTATACTCTTACAACTGTCTGAatagtatttcatttctgtgctgtgaagAGATTTTCTCGTTACTGTGGCTTGTTTTCTGTGAACAGCACTTACTTCAAGTTAGATGTAGCATTGATTAGGAAAGTGATAAGCATTTGCTAATGCTTATCAGCAAATGCCCTTATAGCCATATCAGGTAGAATAAATTGCAAATGCCATAAAAATCTCAAATGCTTACATAGTTGAATAGTTacaagtaaaatgaaaacacccccccaccccctgtGTGTCGTCCTATTATGGCAAGGCAACAGATGCTTCCAGGATGAAGGTAATAGCTTCTCATAATAAAcctagcttttatttttcctcttcccttttttttccttcttcctttctctctcctctgttAGCACTCATATTGCTAATTCAACCCAAGAAtgaatatctgttttttaatgaggaaTTGTCAGGCGCTTTCTCACAGAATGCTGATTATATGTTAATACGTTAGAACATTTAAGTAATGTTAGCATTTATTAACATATAATTCTAACAATAATATAAATAGCAGTTCATTGGTACACATTTGTTTAAATAGGTTTGATCATACGCTACTTCagattgatttattttccagtttgagGCCTTGTCATGATATAACATTAGctctctgtctgtctgcatGTGGTTCATCTTCATCCATTGTGCAGAGTTTATAATGGCTACTGCAGAGCCAACTATGCAAGTTTCTGCTTGTTACCTGTAGTCTGTAGCCTTAGCTTTTGATCTAATTAGTGTGTATAGGAAGTCGTTAATactaagggttttttttttttcataactttagAAGCATTGGATAATTTAGCCAGTGATGGtctttatattctttctcaAACCTGAAAAATACGTATACATCCATAAACACATACCAGATAAATGCAAGTTTCCGGAGACTCACTGAGTAAACAAGAGATAATCGTGTTTTTAGTAGTTGTACAGACATAATAAAAAGGTATAGCTGTTAAATTACTGCCCAGTGAAGCCAAATTTCACACTCTATATTTCATAGAGGAAATCGGAGTTTATCAGTGAAAATGATTTGTGGATTGCACGATGCATACTTACcttttgaaatgctttcctttggctagtggcatcccccagggctcagtactactcccatcctgttcaactttttcatcagtgggCTGGATGagggggacagagtgcctcctcagaaggtttgtggatgataccaagctgggaggagtggctgatacaccagagggctgtgctgccattcagagggacctggacaggctggagagctgggcagagaggaacctcatgaggttcaacaagggcaagtgcagggtcctgcacctggggaggaataaccctaggcaccagtacaagctgggggctgaccttctggagagcagctctgcagagaaggacctgggagtgctggtggatgacaagttgaccgtgagccagcaatgtgcccttgtggccaggaaggccaatggtctcctggggtgcattaggaagagtgttgtcagcaggtcgagggagatgatcctgcccctctactcagccctggtgaagcctcatctcgagtcctgtgtccagttctgggctccccagtacaagagagacctggagctactggagagagtccagcgtagggctacaaagatgatcagagggctggagcacctgccctgtgaggaatggctgcaagagctgggcctgtttagcctggggaagagaagacggaggggggatcttctcgatgtgtataagtacctgaagggagggtgtcaaggggacggggccagactgttttcagttgtcttcaaggcccgcctggtctaccatgctgtagatgaccctgttgagcagggaggttgaactagatgattttccaaccttactgattctatgattgtttTGCACTATGTCTAGTCTGGTGAATGAGTGAAGTATTTGAATCTTGGTGAGATCTTGCAGGGGGAGAAAGGGGCTCCCCTCCATCCTGATTCAAATACTGTCATTCTGTTCTGTTCACGTAATACTGTATGAGAGGAGGTGGGAGGGTTTAGTTTGcggaattttttttttctggatgtaGGTATGACCAAGCCTATGACTTTGTGTTTTACCAAGTAAGTGTGAAGATAATGATTTTGTTCTTCCCACATATAAGCCCCTCTCAAATAGCATCAAAAACAGGGCACTTTAACGTAGGAGCTCTTTCTCTGCTTACCTTTACCAGCAAGTCATTGTAGGAGACCATACTTTGCCTGGTAAGCAGCTGAGCTGGCTCAGGAATAAAAGGTTCAAGAAGTGGTGGTGAAGAATCCAGGAAATGCTGAGAGGTGTTCTCAGAGGTGATGAAAGGAAATGTCATGGGAACCAGAGGTACAAAGCTAACTGCAACACAGAAAGTCTAAAACCAGGCCTGTGAGCAAGGAGTCATCTGTAATGGCATTGTATGGAGCGCTTCCTGTGCACTGCTGGGCCTTTtatatttctcatctttctgaCCTAGttgctttgacttttttccctaaaaaaaaaacaaaacaaaaaaaaaaaaaccccaaaaaaacaaaaataaccctTCAGTTTATATTCTAGTAATActtgttctttatttaaaaattttctggttttggagAGTTTACAGTAAAGAAAAGACTGAGCCATGTACCTGTCAAAACCCTCCACAGCTCAGGTTCCAATTGCACTATTTTAATAGACGTGATAGTTGTACGAGAGAAGGCTGGCGTATCTTGGAATAGTTTTTATTGATATACAGGAGAAGCAGAACATACTAGCATTTTTTAATCCACTGTGTTACTCTTTATATTAAAGCATTTGTGAGATCTTAGGGAGTATGTATGAatactctagaaaaaaaaatccttttttagggcagaaaaacaaaataatgtttcttatatttttaactttagaaATTATGCAGCCTCCCCCAGATGATAATGCCTATATGAATATCTTAATACTAGAATTCTAGACGAGGTGATGAagctttcagaatgaaaatagGAAGCCTCTCTTTGCCCTATATCAAATGCCTAAGATCTGTTGCCTCTTGGTATACAAGAGCTGATTTGGGGCTTCTGTTCAGCTTGGAATCCAGAGCTGCAGTTTTCCAGAAGTCTGCTGTAATGCCATCGCAAGTAGTCTGAAGGATGCTTTCACTCAGGAAAAAGCAACGCTGCAGCCAAGAATACAAGTTTAGTAGCAGGAGAACAGTACATTTCCCTGAGTTTGGCTCTGTTTTGTAAGTGAAGTGAATTCTCCTGAAGATGAGAGGTTTCTGGTTTGCATATTTTAATCTGTTCAGGTATTTTATCTAACcctttaaactgaatttttaatattctctaGACGCTGCCTCTTTTCTCTGTGAGAAGTTTTCTCTGCAGTAGGCTGTGGAGTCCAGTTcctgcatgttttgttttttttctctggccctatgaatttttcattcttttgctcTAGCTATTGGACTCCTATATAGAAGGCAAGCATATATACAGACATAGATGTTTCTGtttgaatgaaaaagaataaagtgagcagtaacttttgcttttagtttctGCATCATCTTTTCAGTGACTCAATTCATGTGTTGACTCCATTTATCTGGCATTAGTGTCTGCAATTGCTGGACAAGGAGTACTGTTCTGAGAAAGTCCTGTACCAACTGTGTGTGGAAAGAGATATGACCATATTTGTAATTTATCGTCATTAGCATCTGTATGATCCTTCTATATAATTCAAATTCCTGTTGTACAGGATGCATTGAGATTGGCATCcaagttgggaaaaaaaatcgcTATCACCTTCATTCTGAAATCTCAGTTCTGACTGACTTACTGAACTGTCAAACTTCATGcagttttaactgaaaattagaGGTAATTGCTGAACAGCCTTGGTGTTGCTGGCAGTTTGACAGAAATATCCCGTGGATATCTTATATTCCATGTGGAAGCAAAATCTTTAAAGTTAGTATTGTTATTTTGCTGAATACAAGGGTGGTACTTGCGCTTCTGCAACATCCTTTCCATGGTAGGTCATTGGGAGCTAAGTTGGAGTTTTGCAGAGAAGGCTAGAGAACTAAGATCTCCTTATTGCTTCTTAAAGAAATTGTCTGCTGTATTCTGtgtttttactgctttattGTTGCTATCAGTACAGCCACTGTTCTGTTGGACTCCACTGGCTAGTCgatatatttctgaaagttttttcaGTCATCGTGTCTCTAAGGCTGAATGTTTCCCAGAAAGATGCCAATTCCTGTTTTAGAAGAGCCGGCTGGGTTTTGAGACAGACATTTGAAGCAAAAAGGAACAGCATTTTCTTGATAGAAAGTTATCATTTTCCTCCCTGACAGAGCTGTGAATTTACCTTCAGTGGCCTCCATTAATGGATTTTAGGTATTCCAGGATTTTACCAAATGTGTTTTTCATCTTCCATGATGTTTTTGGACGATATATGAGCATCTCTGCATGATTATGGAACTGACATACAAAAATGTCATAAGCATCTCAACCTTTTTCTATTGGTCTGAACAATAAGTCATGATTTTCCCAAGTTaacccttccccccccctttttttattatcattaccCTTCATTGTTTTTAACATAATTAAGTATTTAGTATTACAGCCATTGGCCTTTTTATCTGTAATTTTCCCCTTGAATAGTATATTTGTCACAATTTGCAGCTAGGGAAAtagatttttgatttttgatttccCAAAATGCTCTCCAGAATTCTTACAGGATGAATCTACATTTTTGAATCAGTTTAGAAGAACTTTGATTAGCTGTTCATAAATCATGTGAAATAgctatttttactgtttcttattttaagtTTCCGATatctcaaaagcaaaactgattaGATGGCATTGAGCAGATACTTCCAAGTAGTTTTGAGGAAATCCTTCAATTCATCAAGATATTTAGAATAACTTAGCTACAATTTGAACAGCCAGTTCTGAGGCTTTTGAGTTTCTGTGGATCAATCATTATCATTGATTATGGATCAAtcattttttgcagtttctaTTGAAAATAGAAATGGAGAGAACATCAAGCAGTcatctattttcagaaaaagttagTTAAACATGGATCTTATGATTAAATGTTGAGCTgtttacataataaaaatattttacagggaataattaaatattttcatttttagagacTTTTGGGGGAGGGTTACTTCAGAATATCATTGTGTGTCCCCTGTCTTTGTTAAATCTGATTGTAACTCTTGACTTCAGATGCCCTTTAAAATGGAACTGACAGATTGGTAGtgttttcaatttatttttttgaactCCTGAAATTGTAATAGAAGTAGCTTTTATGACTTAAGACATGCTGGTAAATATCACAAAGAGATTAAATGGAGAAAGACAAGATAAACTCTGATCAGCCTGAGTAGCAGACACCTAAATTGCCTTTTAATTTGTTAGTATAGGTTGCACAAGTTGTTATGCTACGGTATTAATAACTCAGGTTTTTCAACCTGAGCACCATCTGCTTTATGAATGGGGcttggttttgatttttgtagGCAAGTCAGCAATTCAAGCAATACGTTTCTGTTAGTCACTATTGTAGAACACTACAAGATGTTTTGTGTGTTAGTTATCTGAAATTGTAGTTCAGAATATAGTTTCACAAATAACACTTGATAGAATTGAATTCTTTTTGCTTCTTAGATTGCTCCACTCCTTGGGGAAGATCAGATTACTTGATGTTGGTAGCTGTTTTAATCCATTTCTGAAGTTTGAAGAATTTCTGACAGTTGGCATAGATATTGTTCCAGCTGTTGAGGTATGTAATATTTgctgaattaatattttacttgatTCTCACATATTTtagaatacttttaaaaaaaatttaatttatgtttaatacttaaatatatatCCTAAATATCTTTGCTTTGAGTGAACGGTGGTCCTCATACTTTGTCCATTCCCATGAACAAGATTCAAGATTTATTAATAGAGACCTCTAATTGttcaacaaaaaatgttttaaaacaaaatctatattttttaatgagttaAACCTTTATAATGTTATTGTGGATCATAAAGTGTTTGTAGCCATCTTTTAAATGGCATTGCACTAAGTCCTTGTGTCCTAAAAGGCCTATATATAATTTAGGTAGGATTATGCTTAGGCATGAGGGGTTTCTATCTAAGGCTACATTTGCTGACAGAAGGAAATGATCGGTGACTGTACTTGGGGatggtttggggggggggcaggatgTTAAGTGTGCTGTTGTGGGGCCTTTCAGTTTATTGCTATataataacatatatatataattcaaTAACAAATCTTACTGAATTTTCTGAGCCCTGAGGGCAAATGTATCAGCTTAGGATGCTCTTTATTTTAAGTACTATGTTTGGCGTAAATTGTTGCATATGCTGTATGTAATAAAGTTCTGAAATGCAGTAATCTTGCTGTaataatgttttccttttgtctttcccTCTTAACATGACTTTTGTGAgacaaaatagtatttattaaCAAAGTAAAATGGCAAAGTGGGATGAAGATAAAAATGTGCAGGAAGTGACatatatctttcaaaaaaaccaaaaatctttGACAATATGCATCTTGACCACTTCTGCTTGATTGAATTTTTATGACAGTCAGATATTAAAATCAGTGGTTTACTGTAACCCTTCTTAGAAAGTAGAGAAATTAGAAGAATTGGATGAGTACAATAACACAGTTAATTTGAAAGTAATTCTGCCCTATAACAAGATACGCTGTTCATCTGCTGTTTCCATTATTTGGTGCACAGCGTGATTTACATGCAAatatgctttgtattttttttgtggtCACCTGGTTTAGTTTGCTCACGGCTAACTGATATCTTTGTATGCTTGAAGCTAATGAGGGAttccagaaaaatctttttttaatgtaattcaaTGCTAGTTTCAACTAAAACATAAAGAAACTTTGAATGGACTTCATATGCCTAGTTTGAGTACTAGGCATCAGTTGCCCAAACACAATTTCTTGCTACTGCTTAAGATGCCCCAGGACGTCCGAGAAATCTGCATAGATTTGATAGGCATGACACAGGATGCAAAGGAACCCCCTGGTACTGTGGTGCGGCAGCCTAAGGCATCTAAAATGGTAATGTGTGGCAATTAAATTTCCAGCTGAGATGCATATAGATGTCTACATTTGATGAAGGTATCTAGGATACCACTGCAGTCAATGGAAATCTAGTCAAAGTAATCAGTGAAACCTAAACGTCTGAATATCTTCATAAGATGATTACTTCTTGttcttatttatgaaaataagctCAAACTTAGAGCGATCAAAATCATTGTCAGAAAAGTCCCAGCTAGGTTATTTTATGGATGTAATGGAGGATGTGAGTAATCTAGGCTAGATAATAGGAGAGAGAGTAGTCATGTAGCTGCAATTTCTACGTACGAACCAGTTCTTCAGGATCCGTCACGCTAACATGGGACGATAAGGTAATTGGATTCTTGTCGtctgaaacagcagcataaCTTGATGACAGGGATTTACTGGGAGTGCTACTACACAGATCAACACACCATGAAACTTGTCAGGTTCACCAGCTTCTCTTAACTGCTTATCTCTTGGATGCTTTGGTGTGTTCGGGAACTCTTACAACTTAGGTAGCAAGCAGTGGCATGGAGTACAGTGTCTGCACTCAGATCTGCTGGCGCAAGCTTAGGACCAGCTCCAGACCAGCCCTGATGGGTTCATGATAACTATGTTTTCAGGTTTCTCAGCACCATAACGTCCTGAATAAATGTATATCTAGGCCATTAATTGTCTATGCCGATTTCAGAATAGCAGCCAGAGGGGTTCTCATGCTAGTAAATGTCATCTTCTGACCTGAAAATTTGATTCAATAGCTTAGGAGTAGAAGTTGAAAATAATAGAGCATGTAAAATCTTCTAGCTTAGTAGAtcatcaaaatactttttgaagCAAATTGAAGCATGGAGGCTTTTTAGGAAGTCAGTGTGTGGAACAATGCTGAATGGAGGGTTAACTACTTCCTTCTCTACTCACAAATGTAGATTCATCCACTTTGTTCATATAGACATGCTTTAGATACAGAATGAGTAGTTGAGTAAAATACTTGAGCTGACTTGAGGAATTGGAAAGATGTAAAACTGGTGAGGGGGGAACTATAAGAGGAACTGGAGCCTGTTATTAGTGTAAGAGGATACATGTCTTAAGTGTTTAGAATTTATGTGTTTCATATAGAAGAAACTTAAACTGTCAATATATGAATATGGAAATAAGTTTTGGTTTTCTATTTAGAGGAATGAAGAGCTGCACCAAGGAAGGATTGGTGTTCCATTTAGCTAGGTGTTGTTCAATGGCAATTTTCAGTGTCTTGTAAAGTACACAGAACTACAGATTAGGAGGAAGGGAGAGTGAGTGGTGAAAGCAAAACTTCTTCTTGGCCTTGCATTTTTGTTGGCCATTCCTTCAGACATTCTGCTTGTAACGCAGATCTTTCAGAATATAATTAGTAGTGGTTACTGTTTTAACGTAGCTTGATTTGTctacatttaaacaaaaagcaaaattggaAGTAAGGGAGAATCTCCACTTTGAGAAGAAGAGTAAGTCCAAATATAATTTCATACTGCTGGGAAAGATGCTGGATATGCACATGTTTTACTGGTATAAATATAGTAGGAGGCAGAAAGGGGCTGAAAGgatattgaaattaaaaatgaagaaaatacaagtaGGATTGAGGTCTTTAGTTCAGTGCATCCACTGACATTATGACTGCTTGCTGTTTCAGTTTCTACAAGAATTCTGTCTGCTGAAGACTAGTATGTCTAGAGTAGAATTTAGCAGTATGGCAGTGTTCTTGTCATAAAACTGCCTTGCACTATTCAAATTCCACTTGAACATCCTTTAGTcatgaaattgttttaaaattatttctgcataaCTTTTATGAGTATTTTCCATTATTGAGAGATTTGCAGTCTAAACAGCTATTTTTCAAGTGTGTGTGCAACATCTAACTTAAGTTGTTGCTTCTAAGTGAAGTTATCATGTTACCctgaaaaactgtatttcaaagcacttctttcttcaaaacttCTTAGTAAACATCATGAAGCAACAACTGCTAATTTCCTATACTAAGTGTCACAAGGAAGCAGAATGTAGCCCTACAGGTATAGTGGTTGCAATTAAAATTTCTTCATGGGCACATAATGcaacttttgattttttttttttttttttttttttttttttgcatactaCTGGCCAAGATaaagctaatgaaaaataaatcacagattTTTGGGACACTGATTAATTTTACTAATTTACTGCATATTCTCTGaagataaaatgattttatatgaataaaaataatattttcttctacttccAAGTAGTTGTGTATATAAATTGGTTTATGAATATCTTTACAGTGGTATTACTTTTTTGATTGTTGTTTTGTAAAATaagctataaatatttttgtggtaTGAAAGTGCGCCAGATTTAACTTTACCTTTCAGATACACTccacagaatattttgtttctgctttcattttcacttaattttttaaagtctatCATTCACTGCACATTCTCTAGTCATTTATATCAGTTTGCTGCTAGTGTGTTGAAACTCTGTATcttaaataccttttttcaTGAGAGAAATCAGTCCCAGGTGTTGGTGAATAGGAAGTGTCAAAGTGAATAGCATAATGTTACtcctaaattatatttttgagaATGTTCTATGATTGAGGATGTTGTGAACTAAGTCTTTCGTATGTTATATTGTTGTATCATTTCCTGTCTTTGATGCCTTGGGCACACAGATGAACAGCTGAtgaattttaaagcttttaatcTTTCTGTGGTAACTGCCAAAAGTGCATATTTTAGCCTTGCTGTAAATATAAAGTATAACAGTGAATGTTCTTACTGCAAAGTAGCTACTGTACTGTAACATCTAATATAGCTTGTCTTGCCATAGTTTCATCGTGTTTCTGCACCACTAAGTAATGACACTTTTTTCCAAGTGACCAAAGTATTAGATTTGATAACAgtgattagaaaataaatttgatacCTAAATATTTCCACACTTTTTTGAAGAGTCAGGgaaatttatgaaaaacataatctagacttttttttttttaagaattacatTGTTTCATGTTGTTGCCACATTTTAATATGCAACTGTATTAACAAGGATTGGAAAGATAGGGAAATTTAGTAGTTAATATGGGGTGGTTTTAGCTTCCAGCTTctggagaaacaaaagcagtgtGGGCCtgtcgtgtgtgtgtgtgtgtttttttttttttttttttttaatcagttgtGAAATAGTTGATTTAACACTAGAAACATTTTGTTAGGGCGaaactgttattttctttttaaaaaatgagcagTTCTTATAGTTATCAAGTCTCTAATAAATTGTTCCTCATCTAAAATTTTTTGTTGCAACTGTGAAAGCTAGCATTGCACACTATTTTTAAGTCAGGATTTAAAGATTGTTTGATCTAAAATTGATTGACTAGAAGGACTTGAAATATCCTCAAGGGAATGATGGGGTCTGTTGATGATAATCCTGTGGGTTTGAAttgtgaatttttatttaaactaatCTTGAttatttgtttggctttttctgttttctttctccactaGACTGTATACAAATGTGACTTCTTAAATCTTCAAATTCAGCAACCTCTCCAACTGGCACAAGATGCTATAGATGCCTTTCTTAAGCAACTGAAAAATCCCATTGATTCTCTACCTGGAGAACTGTTCCATGTCGTTGTTTTTTCACTCCTCCTTTCTTACTTCCCATCACCCTATCAACGATGGATATGTTGCAAGAAGGCACATGAACTTCTCGTATTAAACGGCTTATTGCTCGTAATCACTCCTGACTCATCCCATCAGAATCGCCGTGCAATGATGatgaaaagctggaaaattGCCATAGAATCCTTGGGTTTTAAACGCTTCAAGTATTCCAAGTTTTCTCACATGCATCTGATGGCATTTAGGAAAACTTCCTTGCAAACAACAAGTGACTTAGTTAGCAGGAACTACCCAGGAATGTTGTATATTCCACAGGATTTCAACAGCATAGAAGATGAGGAGTATTCCAACACTTCTGGCTATGTTCGATCAGATACAGAAGATGAACAGCTAGCTTACGGTTTTATGGAGCTACCTGATGCTCCATATGACTCGGACTCTGGAGAAAGCCAATCTAGTTCAATTCCTTTTTATGAGCTAGAAGATCCTATATTGCTTCTAAGTTAATGTAGTAGTTGAAATGCCCTTTAAGTCAAACCTCTTACTTAACTAATTCTGCTATACTAACACGGGCTCAACACGCAAAAATGGTTTGCATAAAGAAGATGCAAAGGTTTACAgagtttgctatttttttctacttttgaattttaaaatttattcttctatgaaagtgaaaaatacaagttttatgCAAATGACTCATGTCATAGCATAAATTGCTGTTACTTTCTTTACAATTTgtatcactattttttttccagaaaggtaCCATTCTTTCCTTTAGTGCTGTGAAGTGTGAATTCTATTTAATTTGCTAAGTgttgtttcaatattttaacCGTTAATGTTGTTGAGCTTAAGGCACTGGAGTTGGTGGGCTTCTGAGAAGTTTAtgtaggaagaaataatttgcaCTTTAATTAAATGTGCAGATAGTTTAAGACACTTGGTTACACATGTCTCTTAATTATGGAACAAAACTTTTTCCCGATACTTGTTTTACTCTGGTTAAGTCTGGGCTGGAGAAACT encodes:
- the BMT2 gene encoding S-adenosylmethionine sensor upstream of mTORC1; its protein translation is MEAAPRPGPGGAAAPPQPPEQERKLEQEKLSGVVKSVHRRLRRKYREVGDFDKIWREHCEDEETLCEYAVAMKNLADNHWAKTCEGEGRIEWCCSVCREYFQNGGKRKALEKDEKRALLASKTTPALDVSQTPKTEEPLPTLGLTNHEAVTEELLHSLGKIRLLDVGSCFNPFLKFEEFLTVGIDIVPAVETVYKCDFLNLQIQQPLQLAQDAIDAFLKQLKNPIDSLPGELFHVVVFSLLLSYFPSPYQRWICCKKAHELLVLNGLLLVITPDSSHQNRRAMMMKSWKIAIESLGFKRFKYSKFSHMHLMAFRKTSLQTTSDLVSRNYPGMLYIPQDFNSIEDEEYSNTSGYVRSDTEDEQLAYGFMELPDAPYDSDSGESQSSSIPFYELEDPILLLS